CAGGGGAAGGCTATTGATATGCAGTTCAGTAAAGGCACTTGGGCGATTAGAGGTGAAAACAAAAAGAACCTTGTAGAATTAAGAAATATGAGGGATACTCTATTTGTTAAATATCTTGGTGCTCAAAAAGAATGGCCTAATACCAACCTATTTTCAATAGAACCTATTGACTTATTATACAATAGTAAAGGAAAAGTAAGATTTGACCATACTTTCAGCTGGATTCACATGGATGTAAGACAGTTTGATGCTCAATATCTTGAAGATAAATATTTCTGCAAGAGCTTAACCGCTTTAAACGGAAAAAGTATTGTTCAATTAGCTATTGAAGCAGGTTATGCCAATACCTGCAGCTGTTATTCAAGCTATCAAAGCCAGGCAGCGGCACCACAAGCTGCTGGAAGTTGTGCATGTAATAAGGATATAACAAAAGAACAATTGAAAGGCATTGCTACAGGTGCCAGCCAAGCCAATATTGATAAATATTTCGATGGTTTCAATCAAACATTCAAGAAGTTTAATATCAATTCCTGTTTACAAAAAATACATTTCTTAGCTCAGATTAATAAAGAATCGGAAGGTTTCAAGTATAATGTTGAGTTGGGAGACGCCGCTTATCTTGCCCCATACAAAGGCTGGCATGGAAGAGGGTTAATTCAGTTAACAGGTAAAGAAAACTATGAAGCCTTTCAAGCTGCAATTGGAGAAGATGTAACCTCAAGTGCAGAGGCTAGAGATAAAGTTGCTAAATCTCCTTATGCTACCTATTCAGCAGGTTGGTTCTGGGACAAAAGGGCTGTTCTCAACAGTCATGCTGATAATAATGATTTTATTTACATTTGCTATTGTGTAAACGGAGGATTCAATCATATTGACGACAGGCTTGAGAGTGTAAAAAATGGATTTGAATCATTATATTCTAAATGTACCACAAGTAAAGGAAAAACCACAGATTATAAATTTAAAGACAGTAAGGCTTACGATAATAAAAAAGCAGCTTTCGCCTGGGGACTATGGCATGATCCTCAATTTGATAAAAAAGGCTGCAAAAAAGACAAACAACTGGCCATTGAGGGTTACCAAAGAGTTGTTGATTTAACTAAAGATACTGACACCACAACGAATTACTACGGAATTCAAGGTTTAAGTTACTTTTCTGATTTAGTAACCACAAAAATAGTAGACAAAAAAACAAAGAAATTTGTAAACGTAAGAAAAGCAGCTTTAAAAAGATTAAATGATTTAAAGAAATAAAAATGATTAAACCTATTTTATTTTTAGCAGTAATGACTCAGTTTGTTTTCTGTAAACAGGCAGACAACAATCCTATAAAAAATGACAATCTATCTTCTAAGAAAGAGGTTGAAAACCATCAACCTCTAAAAGATACTGTAAGAGGAGATTTTAATAAAGACAATAAAGTTGATTATCTTCAGATTCTGGATAAATCACCAGAAGAAAAACAAGTTAAAATTTTCTTACAAGGTGCCAACAATAAGTTTTCGGAAACAAAATCCTTTATGGTCAATAATGATGATTTCACAGAGGTAGAAGATCCTGTCAACAATTTATTTATTTCAAGCATAAAGCCTGGTGAAATAATCGTCGGAGCTTCTTGTTGTGGAAATTTTAAAACAACAGAAACCCACTATTACAAATTTATTAAGGATAACTGGTATTTGTATAAAACATCAATCTCAACAGTTGATGATGATTTCATTCCTAACATTACAATGGATATGAATAATTTATCCAACAGCATTGATAATAAAACAGCGGACAATAACGATATTTACAATAAAGATATCAAGGAATCAAAAGAAAACTCATTATCAAATTTCAGTAAATCCTTAGTATTATTGAAATCAGCAAGTAAAACCAATGCCTTAAATAAGCAAAATACGATAGATATTGAAACAATTGCTGAATGGCTTTATTTCAATCCTCTCAATGAAAATAATTTAAATGATTATAATGATATTGCCTATTATAATGCTTATACCAAAGATGGGAATCTCTCCTCTATTTTCTTGTTAAAGGAAATCATTGAAAAATATCCAAACAGAGTTGTAGCCTATTTAAATTTAGGAGATTCATATTGGACCTTTGACAATAAAGAAAAAGCAAAAGAAGCATATCTTAAATATATTGATTTGATGAAAAGTCAGAAAAAAGATACTTCAAAAATTCCTCAAAGAGTGTACGACCGAACTAAATAAATTAGAAATAATATATTATATATGAATAAACTAGTATTGCCATTTGTATTTTTTGCATTGATATCATGTAAGAAAGCACCTGAACCTAATAATACAAATCAAAATGCTGTACAAGCACAGGATACCTTAGTCTCTTCAAAACCTGCCCAAGAAACTGCTGAACCAGCAAATGAAAGTTCAGCCAACACTCAATATGTCTCTCTTCCCTTTAATTATGAAGAATATAAAAAAACCTGTATACAGGAAGGCTCTCCGGACTGTTCAAAAAAATATCCGGTTTTGGGTCAATCAGAATCTGATAAAATAATTAAAATTATAGGCATTACAGAAGGCAGCCCTGAGTCTATTTTTCAAATACAGTCCGCTTCCGGAAGCCCTATCAATATATATGTTTTGAACTTTGAAGGTGATTCTAATTCACAAGAACTGGTTACGGTAAATAATGATAAAATTATCAGCCGTCAGTCAATAGGCTACGCTATGCCTGAAGAGGAAACCTACGAAACATTTATTATGAACCCTGATATGACTGTTGACATCTATGAAATTAGCTTTACAGACAGTTCAAATAAGAAGAAAAAGGAAAAATATAAAATTGCCACCAACGGTAAAATTTCAAAAATTTAAAATTCCCCAGGAAATATATAAGTTGATATTAAATAATCAACATCATCTGCCCTTCTCAGCATAAAAAGTACTGAGAAGGGCATTTAATCTTAGCCCTATACTGCTAAAAGGCAAAAATCCCCATAAACAGGGAATAAGTCTATTCATAAAAAAGGGTATATTGAACCCCATGAAAAAGATAATTCCATTCTGTTTTTTTATTACTGAAACATGATGTTAAAAGCAACTGAAACCTCCAAACTCATTCTTCAGAAAATAACATTTGAAGACCATGGTCCGATAATCATCCATCATTAAAATTCATAGCCAGCACAATATGAACATAAAAAAAATTGTACTTATAGTGTTCATTTTAGGAATGCTTTCCTGTAATAAATCCATGGAAAATAAGCCTATGACAACGGAAGAAAAAATCAATACCCGAGACAGTACGGCTGTTCAGGGCTACTTTCAGCAGATCATGAACCATCGGATTAAAGATACGATATCCGGAACCTGGAAAGCTCTATCTACTTATCAGTTTGAGCTATTCAAGATGAAGTTAGAAACTGTAAAAAACAATGACAGTGTAACAGGAACTTACCAGTTTACTGCTGAAGGAAAGTTGGAGCAAGGCATTATGACCGGAATCATAACCGATGGAAAGATGATAGTAGAATTTTACAACCCTTCCAATCCTAATGCCCGTAAAGGGAAAGCAGAGCTTTCAAGCTGGAATGCGAATTACGATGAAATGGTGTGGCAGTTGATACAATCCTCTGAACAATCTTCCATTCCTGAAATTTGCAATTTGTACAAAGATGTTCCAAAACCAATCAGAGGGTACCATTTCATAGGCAGAAAAAAACCATTTACAAGATAATTATAACCCATTATTAATGAAAAAGATAAGCGTAATTGCTATTACTTTATTCCTGATGACAGGATGTAAAAACGATCCAAAACAATCGGTCAACGAAACAGAGGCTATACAGAAAGACAGCTCTGTAGCAAAAGTACCGGTAGCAGAAAAACTCACTGAAGAAAGCAAGGAAATTCCTACATTAAAAGAATGTACGGAAAAAACGGTTGAGTATGAAACGCAGCAGGAATGTCTTTTCCCTAAAAATACAATGGCAGAGGTATACCGGAAAACGATTAAGGAAAAAGAAGTGGAAAAAGCAGACCTTCTTCTTGCAGAATTACCAAAACAAAGCAATGAAAAAGAAATTCATCAGGATGGTCTGGAAACCATTACCTATAAAGTATCTCCCAATAAAGTTGAAATTGAATTCTTATTTGCTGGTGGCATTACCACTCTTGAATTGGAGCAGAAAGAGGACCATGTAAAAAGAACGATCATTCACAGCGCTGATTAAGAACCACTCCAAACAACGCTTGATAATAGAATCCTTCAATTCACTTCAAAAAGATATCATAAAAAATTCTCAACTTTAAAAAATATTTTTTAATTTTGCTTTGTGAATTTTAACAACGGAACATATTATTATAGAATTTTTAACTCAGATCTGGGATAGGGATTCTTATGAACATAATTTAAAACCTCGTCCTAGGACGAGGTTTTTTTATTTAAAAAAATTTAGAAAGATGAAAATAAGTATTATTGGAGTAGGATTAATCGGAGGTTCAATGGCCTTGAAATTGAGAGAAAAAAACATCGCCAGCTTCATCTATGGAATTGATAACAGCAAACAGCATATTGACGAAGCATTGGATTTAAAAATAATTGATGCCGAAACAAATCTGCAACAGGGAGTGAAAGATTCAGATCTTATTATCCTGGCCATTCCTGTAGATGCTGCAAGAAAACTGTTGCCCAATGTTTTGGATCTTGTATCAGACCATCAAACCGTTATGGATGCCGGATCTACCAAAGCAGGAATTGTGGGTGCCGTTAAAAACCATCCTAAACGATCAAGATTTGTAGCCTTTCACCCTATGTGGGGTACCGAAAATAATGGACCAAAATCTGCCATTGCTGAAAGTTTCTCTGGCAAAGCCGGAGTAATCTGCAACAAAGAAGAATCCGCAGAAGATGCACTGAACATCGTTGAAGGTATTGTGAATGCTCTTGAAATGCACACCATTTATATGAATGCTGAAGACCATGACATCCACACGGCTTATATTTCCCATATCTCTCACATCACCTCTTATGCCCTGGCCAATACCGTCCTGGAAAAGGAACGCGAAGAAGAAACCATCTTCCAGCTTGCCAGTTCCGGATTCTCAAGTACGGTTCGTCTTGCCAAATCACACCCTGAAATGTGGGTTCCCATTTTTAAGCAAAACAAAGAAAATGTATTAGATGTTTTGAATGAACATATTACCCAGCTGAGAAAATTCAAATCTGCTTTAGAAAAAGAAAACTATGAATATCTTGAAGAATTGATTACCAATGCGAATAGAATCAGAGGGATATTAAGGTAAAGCTATTTTATCAGTTCTGTTTTAAAAACAAAATATTCAAGAGAAAAAGTCATAAAACTTTACTACTAAGGTTTTATGACTTTTGCTATTAAGAACTCTCTAAAAGCTGGCTCTTTCTTACTTTAAAACTTCATCATCATTCCCACACCATTTCTGTCATTAAGCACATAATAATCAGGCTTAAACCTTTTGATATCGGCAGTCCTGTAATCATTGATAGCGTTTTTCATCTGTGAATGTCCCACCAATTTAAGAACAACACCAGCACCTATCAGCCCAATAACAAGTGGTACTGAAGATCCTGTACTTTCCCCATTCTTTAAGCCACTCGTTGTATTCGTGTCCGACTTTGAGAGATTCAATATTCCTCCAACCACAAAACAGGCTGCACCACCTGCAACAAGAGCTGTCCCAATGTTATTTACAGTTCTTCCTTTCTTATACTGCACATTATTGGTCTGAATCAGGTATTCTTTGATCTCTTTTTTAGAGGTCAGTTTAGGAGCTTCAGTATTTTTAACAGTTCCGGCAAGGTGTTCTTCAGATACATTTCCTATCACAGCCTTCCCATCTTCCTGGATTCCTTTTACAGAATTGTCATAAAGAAACTCCTCCGCTCCATTCTGAGCATTGGTATAGGTAACTTTTCCCTTGCTATAGGTTAATTTAGTATAAAATATCTTCTGATTATCTTGGGTAATAATGATCCCTTTTGCTGAAGATTCCGGAATACTGATCTGTGAATATACAGCCAATGATGATACAATAAACAGAAGGGTTAAGGCTTTTTTCATATTAATTAGTTTTCGGCAAAAATATTTGATTTTGTTTTAATAGCCAATACTTTTATTTACCTTAATAAGAAATTAATATACTCTTCATTTTTACAAGCATTTTTTAATTTTATTAAAAATAATTTTAACTTTATTAAAAATATTATTACTTTAGTAAAAAAATAAATTCAATGAAGTTACCGATAGTCTGCCCAAGCTGTGATAGCACACTTAATGTAAGCCAGATGAAATGCCCAAGTTGTAAAACGGAAGTAAGTGGAGATTATGAACTTCCTGTTCTGCTTAAACTCAATCGTGATGAGCAGGATTTTGTACTCAATTTCTTCCTGTCTAGTGGAAGCATTAAAGAAATGGCTAAACAAGCAGGTCTATCCTATCCTACGATGAGAAATAAAATGGATGATCTGATCACAAAGGTGGAACAATTGAAAAATAAACTATAAATAACAACCTGTAAACTCAATTCATAATGAACTGGAAAACCATTTTTAATCCGTTTGAAAGATTCGATGAAAAACTTTTACTTCTTGTCGGAATCCTTGCAATCGCTCTGTCTATAGTTGCAGGATATTGGACAGGTACTACATTCACCAGTATATACAGAATCAGCTCTGTAGAAAATGCATCATTTCAGACCATTGTAATCTCTACTTTATTAAGCTTTATAGCGGCCATTGCGGTTCTTTTTATTTTAGGCAAAATTCTAAATAGCAAGACAAGGATTATTGACATTGTCAATACGGTTTTAATTTCTCAGCTTGTTCTGATCCTTTTTCAATGCATCGGAAAAATATCATCCATTAGGCTGGCCGGAAAAAATATCATCAAGTATCAGTCTGATCCTTCGGGAGCATTTCCCTTTCTTGATTTTATGATTATGATTTGCATGACGGTTTTTTCCATTACCACACTTATCTATAGCATTACCCTTTTCTATAACGGATTCAAAACAGCAACCAATATTAAAAAATGGCAGCATATTGTACTCTTTTGTATTGTTTCATTGATCAGCACTTTAGTCTGCCAAATTCTCATTAATAAAATCATTTAAAATACCATGAAAATCAAATTATTATTAGTGCTGGTGAGTCTGGCACAGCTTTCTTACGCCCAAATTGAAGGAGTCTGGAATGGTGAGTTGGATACTCAGAATATGAAACTTCCTGTTATCTTTACAATAACAAAGAAATCAAAAGCTTATACTACCATTCTTGTAAGCCCAAAACAAAGTTCAAGAGAAATCCCTGTAGAGAAAACAGATTTCAATAATAATGAACTTAGTTTTGAAATAGGCAGCATCAATGCAGGCTACAAAGGAGTTTATAAAACAGATCATTTTGAAGGAAATTTAATTCAGAATGGCAGAACCATTTCTTTAAACCTTTACAGGGATAAAAAGCCGGAAACTTCTGATGTCGCTTATCTTGGCGAGAAATCAATCAACACACAAAAGATTGATGATTTTTTAAACTATATGGTTCAGAATAATCAGGAAATCGGAAGTGTAGCCATTTTCAGAAACGGAATCTCCATCTATAAAAGAGACTTCGGTCAGAATCTTTTACCCGCAAACACTACTTATGATCAAAACACAGGGTATCAGATAGGCTCTATCAGTAAACTTATTACTGCTGTGATGCTTTTTCAGCTTATAGAAAAGGGAAAATTAAACCTTTCCGATCCTCTTTCCAAATTCTATCCTGAAATTCCCAATGCTAAAAACATTACTATCCAGACCATGCTGAACCATACCAGCGGATTGGGAGATTATGCAGGTGAATCTATTAAAGACAACTGGCTTTTTGGAAAAGCAGTAGGTGATAAGGCCATTATCGAAGTCATCAAAAAAGAAGGGGTAAAATCTAAACCCGGGGAGAAACTGAGATATTCCAACTCTGCCTATTTTCTATTAAGCAGGATACTGGAAAAAATCCATAACAAGCCTTATAATGAAGTTTTAAAGGAAAATATTCTGGAAAGAACTTCAATGCCCAACACGTTTTCTGTTCTTGACAATCCAAAGAATATTTTTAAATCGTATGAATTTAAAAAAGATACCTGGACAGAAGTAAAAGATTTTGATTTTCATAATTGTATCGGCTTAGGAGACATTACTTCTACTCCTGAAGACCTGAATACCTTTATCAATGCGCTATTCAATGGTAAATTGATCAAGAAAGAAACTGTTGATATGATGATTTCCAATCCAAAAGAAAAAGTATTTGGTTCGGGAATCATGAAAGTTCCGTTCTACAATATAATTTCCTACGGACATGGCGGTGATACGGCAGGAAGTCATTCAATAGTAACCTTCGAACCGACAGATCAACTATCTTACGCTGTAACCATTAATGGGCAAAACTTTCCTCATAATAATTTCTATATTGCCCTTATGAACCTTATATACGGCAAAGATTATCAATATCCGGTATTTAATACTGCTAAAATACCTGTTGCTGATCTTGAAAAATATATAGGCGATTACACTTCAAAAGATATTGCTCTAGGCTTAAAGATTTTGATTAAAGATCAAACATTATACGCCCAGGGCACCAACCAGCCGGAATTTCCACTCACTGCAACAGAAAAAGACCAGTTCACCTTTGAAAAAGCAGGCCTAAAAATCTCTTTCATACCGGAAAAGAAACAACTCAACTTGACCCAAGGCGGAAAAACGTTTTTGTTCAGTAAAAAGACTTCTGACCAATAGTTTATGCCCAATACCATAATTGGAGACGTAACCATTAACAATAACCCACAAAAAATCCTTAGATTATTCTCTAAGGATTTTTTTATTTTAAATAATGGAGTTGATATACAATTTTATAGCTATTGTCATTCCGACGAAGGAGGAATCTCTTTTCATTTAGATTCTTCATCTTACTTCGTTACATTCATCAGAATGACAGAACAAAATTGGTTGATAATAGGTTATATATACCCTTAAATACATGCTACACTAGCATTCCGGAACATTCACCGCAATCGCTAAGCCTCCTTCAGAAGTTTCTTTGAAGCGGTCACTCATAGAAAGAGCCGTTTCCCACATCGTCTGAATTACCTCATCTAAAGTTACTTTTGCTTTGGCAGGATCACTTTCCAGTGCGATATTGGCGGCTGTAATAGCTTTCATTGCCCCCATTGTATTTCTTTCAATACATGGAATCTGTACAAGTCCTCTGATAGGGTCACATGTTAGTCCAAGGTGATGCTCCATCGCAATTTCTGCGGCCATCAATACTTGTCCTACACTTCCTCCTAAAATTTCTGTAAGACCTGCTGCAGCCATTGCAGATGAAACTCCGATTTCTGCCTGACATCCACCCATTGCAGCAGAGATGGTTGCATTTTTCTTGAATAATGTCCCAATTTCTCCTGCTACCAATAAGAAACGAATGATATCATCTTCACTGATAGAATCTGTAAACGCCTGAGAATACATCAAAACTGCCGGAATTACGCCACTTGCTCCATTGGTAGGTGCTGTGATAATTCTTCCAAAGCTTGCATTTTCCTCATTCACTGCCAGTGCAAAACAGGCAATCCATTTATTGATATTGGTGAAATTTTCTTCAGCATCCACAACCTGTTGGAACCATTCATCCTTATTCTTATAAATTTTATCTCCCAACAACTTTCTGTTGATTCCCGCTGCTCTTCTGGTGACATTTAATCCTCCGGGAAGAATACCTTCTTTATTGACTCCTTTATAAATACATTCTTTGATCTGCTGCCAGATATACAATGCTTCTGCTTTCGTCTCTTCCTGGGTTCTCCAGCTTTCTTCATTAATAAAAATTAAGTCTGAAATCTTTTTAAGGCCCAGTTTTTCACAATATTTTGCAATATCTGAAGCCTTATGGCAAGGGTACAATGTTCTTACACATTGCTTCTGAATTGAGTTTTTTTCCTGGCTGGCAATAAAACCTCCTCCTACAGAATAAAAATCCTGAACAAGCTCGGTTCCATCTTCAAAAACAGCTCTGAAAATCATCCCATTCGGGTGAAAATCAAGAGATTTTTTCATATTGAGAATCAAATGATGTCCATAAATAAATGGAATCACCTTTTCCCCTCCAAGATTAAGGGTTTGAGTACTCTTGATATAATCTATTTTTTCATCAATTTTGGTGGTATCAATCACTTTATAATCTTCACCATTGAGACCAAGCATTCCTGCGATATCTGTTCCGTGCCCTATTCCCGTTTTGGCAAGTGAACCGAAGAATTCAAGAAAGACTTCTTTCACTTCTTCTATTGATCTTTCTCTTTTTATAATCCTGATGAATGCAGATGCTGCATTCCATGGCCCCATCGTATGCGAACTGGATGGACCTATCCCTACTTTAATAATCTCAAAAACCGATATTGATTCCATAAATGATTCTTCATTTTCCTCAAAGCAAAGATACATGATAAATCTTATAATAAGCATAGTAAAATCTCACAATTAGCAGCCCTTCATCATGAATATAATAAATAGGTAACCCGTATTTTTGTAAATTAGCCAATATCATTTACCTTATTCAGAGCCAGCACCAAGTTCTCTTTAAATTATTTTGAATGGAAACATTAATTAAAAGCATTACAGAGCATGTTAAGCTTAGTCCGGAAGAGATTTCCCTTTGTAAAAGTTTTTGGACAGAAAGAACGTTGGAAAAAGGGGAATCTCTTTTAAGAAATGGAGAGATCTGTCGGCATGACAGCTATATTATTTCAGGGGTTTTAAAGGCTTTTTGTATCAATTCTGAAAATGGAAATGAAGAGATCCTCTTTTTAGCAATTGACCATTGGTGGGCTACCGATATCTCCAGTTTCTCCAAACAAAAAACATCCATTTACAACATACAGGCAGTTGAAAAAACAACACTCCTACAGATCAGTCATCTCTCTTTTCAAAAAATGCTGGAACAAATTCCCTCTTTGGAAAAATATTTCAGGATTATTTTAGAAGGTTATTTGGGAACTCTTGAGAAAAGAATTGTTTTTAATCACATGTATAAAGCCGAACAGAAATATTATGATTTCCTGGATACCTATCCGGATGTGGCCTCCAGAGTTCCTCAATATTTAATAGCATCCTACTTAGGAGTATCTGCGGAATTTATAAGCAGGATCAGGAAAAAAAATAAATCCTCTTGAACTAGATCAATTTTTTCCCAATGAATAATCATGAATTTTGTGGTTATAAAATCATAACAAATGAAAGTACTGATTATCAATGCAAGTGTAAGAAACGGAAGATCTTACAGCAGAAAATTAACCCAACTTTTTGTTGAAAACTGGAAAACGAAATATCCATCCGATACATTCACTCATAGAGAAACCGGAATTGACAGTATTCCTAATATAGATGAACGCTGGATTGCCGGTGCCTTTAAAAAGCCCTCAGACAGAACAGAAGAAAACCATAAAGCCTTACAGTTAAGCGATGAGCTGGTAAAAGAACTCAAAGAACATGACATATATGTAATAGGAACTCCAATGTACAACTGGTCTATTCCAGCAGGATTAAAAGCCTATATCGATCAGATAATGAGAATTAATGAAACCTGGAAATTCAGATCCGGAGTTCCTGATGGTGATTATGCGGGGCTGCTGGAAAACAAAAAAGCTTTTCTATTATCAACGCGTGGTGACACTGGATATGGTGAAAATGAAAAAAACGGACACATCAATTTTCAGACTACCTATCTGAAACATATTTTAGGGATTATGGGAGTTACAGACGTTACTACCTTTTCATTGGATAATGAAGAATTTGGTGGTGAAATTTTTGAAAATTCAAAAAATGAAATCTTTAAGGCCATTCACTCTATTGAATAAGACACTACTTTTCAACTAGGGTCTCCTGAAGGCTCTAGTTTTTATCTATTAATTAAAACGCTCCCGGTGTTGGGAAAGATCTAACCCCATATTTTCAGAATCCTCCGAAACCCTTAATGTAATCATCGCATTGGTCACTTTATACAACAATAAAGACCCGAAAAAAGTAAATACAGACACCAGAAATAATGCAGCCAGATGATGAAGAAATACATCAACTCCTCCATGAAGAAGACTGGCGTTCTCACCATGAGCAAAAATAGCAGTCAGAATCATTCCCATAATACCACCTACTCCATGACAGGCAAAAACATCCAGGGTATCATCTACCTTATTTAAAGCTTTCCAGTTGACCATCAGGTTAGAAACAATGGCAGAAATAAACCCTATAAAAAGACTCTCCTGAATGCTGACAAATCCGCATCCGGGTGTTATCGCTACAAGCCCAACCACTGCACCGATACAGGCTCCCAAAGAAGATACACTTCTCCCGTTAATCCTGTCAAAAAAGATCCAGGTCATCATGGCAGAAGCCGAAGCAATGGTGGTTGTTCCAAAAGCTGTTGCTGCAGACGCAGAAGCACTTAAAGCAGATCCTGCATTGAACCCAAACCATCCAAACCACAACATTCCTGTTCCCAGAAGCACATAAGGAATATTGGAAGGTTCATGATGCGGATTTTTCCGTTTTCCCAATACCAAAGCTCCTGCGAGTGCTGCAAAACCTGCACTCATGTGTACAACAGTTCCACCGGCAAAATCTTTCACTCCGAAATATTTATTTAAAAGGCCATCAGGATGCCAAACCATATGGCATAGCGGAGTATAAATACAAATACTGAACAGAACAATGAATAAAAGGTAAGAAATGAAGCGAACCCTCTCCGCAAAAGACCCTGTAATAATGGCAGGGGTAATCACAGCAAATTTCATCTGGAATAAAGCAAACAGAATAAAAGGAATAGTAGGTGCCATCATGCGATGTGGCAGACTTCCCACTCCATTAAAAAAGGGATAGCTTAAAGGATTTCCAATGATTCCATAATGTTTCCCGGCAATGGTAATCCCCAAAGATTCACCAAAGGATAATGAAAAACCAACCACCACCCATACGATAGAGATCACTCCTAAAGCAATAAAGCTTTGCAGCATCGTAGAAATTACATTCTTTTTACCTACCATTCCTCCATAAAAGAAGGATAATCCCGGTGTCATTAATAATACAAGTCCTGCTGCTGCCAGAATCCAGGCTACATCTGCTCCTACAATTTTATCTTCAGTTAAAAATGCGCCCTTACCGGAAATATCTGTAGCCGGATGCCAGAA
This Chryseobacterium sp. G0162 DNA region includes the following protein-coding sequences:
- a CDS encoding ammonium transporter, coding for MKIGFKWIVSFSMIALVAIGGLFWHPATDISGKGAFLTEDKIVGADVAWILAAAGLVLLMTPGLSFFYGGMVGKKNVISTMLQSFIALGVISIVWVVVGFSLSFGESLGITIAGKHYGIIGNPLSYPFFNGVGSLPHRMMAPTIPFILFALFQMKFAVITPAIITGSFAERVRFISYLLFIVLFSICIYTPLCHMVWHPDGLLNKYFGVKDFAGGTVVHMSAGFAALAGALVLGKRKNPHHEPSNIPYVLLGTGMLWFGWFGFNAGSALSASASAATAFGTTTIASASAMMTWIFFDRINGRSVSSLGACIGAVVGLVAITPGCGFVSIQESLFIGFISAIVSNLMVNWKALNKVDDTLDVFACHGVGGIMGMILTAIFAHGENASLLHGGVDVFLHHLAALFLVSVFTFFGSLLLYKVTNAMITLRVSEDSENMGLDLSQHRERFN